One Setaria italica strain Yugu1 chromosome II, Setaria_italica_v2.0, whole genome shotgun sequence DNA segment encodes these proteins:
- the LOC101781419 gene encoding protein C2-DOMAIN ABA-RELATED 7, translated as MAASASKEEVIGKLNVRVVRGNNLAICDPLTHTSDPYVVLQYGGQKVKTSVQKKNPNPVWNEVLQLSVTHPTKPVHLEVFDEDKFTADDSMGVAEINITDIYDAAKLNLSHATNGTRIKTIYPVGVNYLGGESHVQWKDGKVVQDMILKLKKVDNGLIVVQLEWVHVPGVKL; from the exons atggcggcgtcggcgtccaaGGAGGAGGTGATCGGGAAGCTCAACGTCCGCGTGGTGCGGGGCAACAACCTGGCCATCTGCGACCCGCTCACCCACACCAGCGACCCCTACGTCGTCCTCCAGTACGGCGGCCAG AAGGTGAAGACTAGTGTTCAGAAGAAGAATCCCAATCCAGTCTGGAACGAAGTGCTGCAGCTCTCAGTAACACATCCTACAAAGCCAGTGCACCTT GAAGTTTTTGATGAAGACAAATTCACAGCAGATGACAGCATGGGTGTTGCTGAGATCAACATAACTGACATATACGATGCTGCAAAGTTGAATCTGAGCCATGCCACTAATGGAACAAGAATCAAGACAATCTATCCGGTTGGCGTAAACTACCTTGGCGGTGAGAGTCATGTTCAATGGAAGGATGGCAAGGTCGTCCAGGACATGATTCTGAAGCTGAAGAAGGTCGACAATGGCCTGATTGTGGTGCAGCTGGAGTGGGTTCATGTTCCTGGTGTCAAGCTGTGA
- the LOC101781822 gene encoding uncharacterized protein LOC101781822, producing the protein MASSVAAMPHETAQWRDPSRPTPSRGFFNILIPPPQPASSFSSSSPDAASAPSAASEPTPRRRHQILERWAAAAAAVTASAAPAPADQRRRAREAELSELASATRPVAARAAVFREPSPAPSDASSAAASAAPTELPPAGPRASSLIQRWREIEAVGPVTPRPGCADPAASDSDTGSPRGRVGCIVKKLSGASSLPEEELDDVAKSELSLSQSAPPSPAAARGASQHPSAAINVPRQPHLVVRTVRGRRAMEELVAAMAHRRRREVAALAERHAVSRFAHKGRIQSMLRLRLLRQRGTVEDELWTLLKPVRPHQPQYVSENNTLRYGSSRTDLREANNYKQQNNGNCRVDEQFCNDRVPLEENSNDVSVEGLVNSDGSENLHCNEQMKTKGNFCVHTQKYSEASSSARYSEHSTVDDNQFVEDISPSTTSTLHDLQTPSSRGDNLREEDNQSINGSWEERGLWISSLGWPAPIDTMSPDSWRQDAMGDIENHNQIQFNDRPWIDSPNSWRSLCVVTQSDYRSLSRNADICNLLESKKVSKSLESDFSNKMNQLLLKVLHKQRQQRMMDDFGGYYDERMYWRQNDEIPDADKETSAPCSLPPVTHLGAHQQESWQHSSFGNQHHDNQNLLEMEVRVRGEMSQIHHELYELRKLVESCIASQVKMQHSVKEEVCSALREAGLMPSHPDTTAAKRGSCCMCHRMQVDSLLYRCGHMCTCFNCADQLKSSGRSCPICQSPIDDVVRAQLNF; encoded by the exons ATGGCCTCTTCGGTGGCCGCCATGCCGCACGAGACCGCGCAGTGGAGGGACCCCTCCCGCCCGACCCCGTCCAGGGGCTTCTTCAACATCCtcatcccgccgccgcagccagcgtcctccttctcctcctcctccccggacgccgcctccgcgccctcCGCCGCGAGCGAGCCCACGCCCAGGCGCCGCCACCAGATCCTCGAGCGCtgggcggcagcggccgcggccgtcacggcgtccgccgccccggccccggccgaccagcgccgccgcgcaaGGGAGGCCGAGCTGTCCGAGCTGGCGTCCGCCACGCgccccgtcgccgcgcgcgcggccgtgTTCCGGGAGCCATCCCCGGCGCCCTCcgacgcctcctccgccgccgccagcgcggcgCCCACCGAGCTCCCGCCCGCGGGGCCGCGCGCGTCGTCGCTCATCCAGCGCTGGCGCGAGATCGAGGCCGTCGGGCCCGTCACGCCGCGCCCCGGCTGCGCCGACCCCGCGGCGTCCGACTCCGACACCGGCTCGCCGCGTGGCCGCGTGGGGTGCATCGTCAAGAAGCTCAGCGGGGCGTCGTCGCTCCCCGAGGAGGAGCTCGACGACGTGGCCAAGTCCGAGCTCTCGCTCTCGCagtccgcgccgccgtcgcccgcggccgcgcgcggcgcctcGCAGCACCCGTCGGCCGCGATCAACGTCCCCCGACAGCCGCACCTCGTCGTCCGGACcgtgcgcggccgccgcgcgatGGAGGAGCTCGTCGCCGCGATGGCGCACCGCCGGAGGCGCGAggtcgccgcgctcgccgagAGGCACGCCGTCTCCCGCTTCGCGCACAAGGGCAGGATCCAG TCCATGCTCCGTTTGAGGCTATTGCGCCAGCGAGGTACAGTTGAAGATGAACTGTGGACTCTACTTAAACCAGTTAGGCCACACCAACCACAATATGTGTCTGAGAATAATACCTTGAG GTATGGAAGCAGCAGGACAGACTTACGAGAAGCAAACAATTACAAACAACAAAATAATGG CAATTGCAGGGTTGATGAACAATTTTGTAATGATAGAGTTCCACTTGAGGAAAATTCAAATGATGTATCTGTTGAAGGTCTTGTTAATTCTGATGGTTCAGAAAATCTACACTGCAATGAGCAGATGAAAACCAAGGGAAACTTTTGTGTTCATACTCAGAAATATTCTGAAGCATCAAGCTCTGCAAGGTACAGTGAGCATAGTACCGTTGATGACAATCAATTTGTGGAAGACATCTCCCCGAGCACCACAAGCACATTGCACGATCTACAGACTCCATCATCTCGAGGAGATAATCTACGTGAAGAAGACAACCAAAGCATAAATGGTTCCTGGGAAGAGAGAGGATTATGGATAAGCAGTCTTGGTTGGCCTGCACCTATAGATACCATGAGCCCGGATAGTTGGCGTCAGGATGCAATGGGGGATATTGAGAATCATAATCAGATTCAATTCAATGATCGCCCCTGGATAGACTCCCCAAACTCGTGGAGATCATTATGTGTTGTCACACAATCAGACTATCGCTCTTTGTCCCGCAATGCTGACATTTGCAATCTTCTTGAAAG CAAAAAGGTCTCAAAGTCTCTTGAAAGTGACTTCAGCAATAAAATGAACCAGCTCTTGCTAAAAGTCCTGCACAAACAAAGGCAACAGCGGATGATGGATGATTTTGGAGGATACTATGATGAACGCATGTATTGGAGACAGAATGATGAAATCCCGGATGCTGATAAGGAGACATCTGCACCATGTTCCTTACCTCCTGTAACACATCTCGGAGCCCATCAACAAGAGAGTTGGCAGCATTCTTCATTTGGAAATCAACATCACGATAACCAAAACTTACTT GAAATGGAAGTCAGGGTAAGGGGTGAAATGTCCCAGATTCATCATGAATTATATGAACTGCGGAAACTGGTGGAAAGTTGTATTGCATCCCAAGTAAAGATGCAGCACTCCGTTAAAGAAGAGGTGTGCAGTGCACTTCGTGAGGCAG GGTTGATGCCAAGCCACCCCGACACAACAGCAGCAAAAAGGGGCAGTTGCTGCATGTGCCATCGTATGCAAGTTGACTCTCTACTTTACAG GTGTGGGCATATGTGTACCTGTTTCAATTGCGCCGATCAGCTGAAATCGAGCGGCAGGAGTTGCCCAATCTGCCAATCTCCTATTGATGATGTTGTTCGGGCGCAGCTGAATTTTTGA
- the LOC101781016 gene encoding nucleoside diphosphate kinase 1, with amino-acid sequence MEQTFIMIKPDGVQRGLVGDIISRFEKKGFYLKGMKFMNVEKSFAQQHYADLSDKPFFPGLVEYIISGPVVAMVWEGKDVVLTGRRIIGATRPWEAAPGTIRGDYAVEVGRNVIHGSDSVENGKKEIALWFPEGLAEWRSNLHPWIYEA; translated from the exons ATGGAGCAGACCTTCATCATGATCAAGCCCGACGGCGTCCAGAGGGGCCTG GTCGGAGACATCATCAGTCGGTTCGAGAAGAAAGGATTCTACCTCAAGG GGATGAAGTTCATGAATGTGGAGAAGTCCTTTGCACAGCAGCACTATGCTGACCTTTCTGATAAGCCCTTCTTCCCTGGGTTGGTGGAGTACATCATTTCTGGCCCAGTTGTCGCAATGGTGTGGGAGGGGAAGGACGTTGTGTTGACTGGACGCAGGATCATTGGGGCCACCAGgccttgggaggctgcccctggCACCATCCGTGGTGACTATGCCGTGGAAGTTGGCAG GAATGTCATCCATGGAAGTGACTCCGTGGAGAATGGAAAGAAGGAGATTGCTCTTTGGTTCCCTGAAGGCCTGGCAGAGTGGAGGAGCAACCTTCACCCATGGATCTATGAGGCTTAA